From Actinoplanes oblitus, a single genomic window includes:
- a CDS encoding MarR family winged helix-turn-helix transcriptional regulator → MSPPASGPLDPLSPAEEAVMRALGRFLLVIPRALDADLMREQRMSASEYHVLRHLSETPDQRMRMSELAAACDMSLSGMTRLAAKLESLGYVERIRCEEDARGANAVLTERGLARLREAWPTHLASVRRHIFDHLGDLDLDQLASAFSAMATEP, encoded by the coding sequence ATGTCACCACCAGCCTCCGGACCGCTCGACCCGCTGAGCCCAGCCGAGGAGGCGGTGATGCGGGCACTGGGCCGCTTCCTGCTCGTCATACCCCGAGCGCTGGACGCCGACCTGATGCGCGAGCAACGCATGTCGGCCAGCGAGTACCACGTGCTGCGTCACCTCTCGGAGACCCCGGACCAGCGGATGCGGATGAGCGAGCTGGCCGCCGCCTGCGACATGTCGCTGAGCGGGATGACCCGGCTGGCGGCCAAGCTGGAGTCGCTCGGCTACGTCGAGCGGATCAGGTGCGAGGAGGACGCGCGCGGGGCCAACGCGGTGCTCACCGAGCGCGGCCTGGCCCGGCTGCGGGAGGCCTGGCCGACGCATCTGGCCAGCGTGCGGCGGCACATCTTCGACCACCTGGGTGATCTCGACCTGGACCAGCTGGCCAGCGCGTTCTCCGCGATGGCCACCGAGCCGTAG
- a CDS encoding phosphoesterase PA-phosphatase has translation MINAGRVGDRIAHVVSEVLAPAVLVAALLVAVGWHAGEAPGVSRWWGLPGAVFAAVIPLGYVLHGVRTGRLTDHHIPDRAARRVPLLFGVGSLSAGLVLMVLLGAPREVLALLVAGGLGLVVFALVTHWWKMSIHAGVAAGALATMTAIYGPPALLGAPLVVLGGWARVRLTAHTPAQVVVGALAGAIVAGTVFPALR, from the coding sequence GTGATCAACGCAGGGCGGGTGGGTGACCGGATCGCTCACGTCGTTTCGGAGGTGCTGGCGCCGGCGGTGCTGGTGGCGGCACTGCTCGTGGCGGTCGGCTGGCATGCCGGCGAGGCGCCCGGGGTGTCGCGCTGGTGGGGACTGCCCGGAGCGGTCTTCGCGGCGGTGATCCCGCTGGGGTACGTGCTGCACGGCGTACGGACCGGGCGGCTCACCGACCACCACATCCCGGATCGGGCCGCGCGGCGGGTGCCGCTGCTGTTCGGGGTGGGGTCGCTGAGCGCCGGGCTGGTGCTGATGGTGCTGCTCGGGGCACCCCGGGAGGTGCTGGCGCTGCTCGTCGCGGGTGGGCTCGGGCTGGTGGTGTTCGCGCTGGTGACGCACTGGTGGAAGATGTCGATCCACGCCGGGGTGGCGGCCGGGGCGCTGGCCACCATGACGGCGATCTACGGGCCGCCGGCGCTGCTCGGGGCGCCGCTGGTGGTGCTCGGCGGCTGGGCCCGGGTGCGGTTGACGGCGCACACGCCGGCGCAGGTGGTGGTCGGCGCGCTGGCCGGCGCGATCGTCGCGGGCACGGTGTTCCCGGCGCTGCGCTGA
- a CDS encoding Uma2 family endonuclease, which produces MTAVPEWMRPPRAEGWFADDLDHLPEAPSHTELIDGALVFMMSPQRAWHGRILTALVNALTEQAPAGVEIEREMTIRLDERNRPEPDLLATTAPFQPDRTLYTPDQVLLVAEVVSPESAERDRTVKLRKYAEAGIAHYWIVEEEDGEPVVHAYELDRPTRAYVATGIHRRELRSPVPFPVRIDLTALVPGRRS; this is translated from the coding sequence ATGACCGCGGTGCCCGAGTGGATGCGCCCGCCCCGCGCGGAGGGCTGGTTCGCCGATGATCTCGATCATCTTCCCGAGGCGCCGAGTCATACCGAGCTTATCGACGGAGCTCTCGTCTTCATGATGTCCCCCCAGCGTGCCTGGCACGGCCGCATCCTCACCGCCCTGGTGAACGCCCTTACCGAGCAGGCGCCAGCAGGTGTCGAGATCGAGCGGGAAATGACGATCCGGCTCGACGAGCGGAACCGCCCCGAGCCCGATCTCCTCGCGACAACGGCACCTTTCCAACCGGACCGCACGCTCTACACACCCGACCAGGTACTTTTGGTCGCCGAGGTGGTCTCGCCGGAGTCAGCGGAGCGTGACCGCACGGTCAAACTGCGGAAATACGCGGAAGCCGGCATCGCGCATTACTGGATCGTCGAGGAAGAGGACGGGGAGCCGGTCGTCCACGCCTACGAACTCGACCGGCCGACGCGCGCCTACGTGGCGACCGGAATCCACCGCCGGGAATTGCGCAGCCCGGTGCCGTTCCCGGTCCGGATCGACCTGACCGCGCTGGTTCCCGGCCGCCGGAGCTGA
- a CDS encoding HigA family addiction module antitoxin — translation MTKLAPIHPGEVLMEDFITPLGITQHKVAVAIGVPPRRINEIVHGKRRISADTALRLSRYFGTTDLFWINLQNRYDLEVEKDALGDSLDSIRPLQSA, via the coding sequence GTGACCAAGCTAGCTCCCATCCACCCCGGCGAGGTGCTGATGGAGGACTTCATCACCCCGCTCGGAATCACCCAGCACAAGGTTGCCGTCGCCATTGGTGTGCCGCCACGGCGGATCAACGAGATCGTCCACGGAAAGCGGCGCATCTCGGCCGATACCGCTCTTCGTCTCTCGCGCTACTTCGGCACGACGGATCTGTTCTGGATCAATCTGCAGAACCGTTACGACCTCGAAGTCGAGAAGGACGCCCTCGGCGACTCCCTCGACAGCATCCGGCCGCTTCAATCGGCGTGA
- a CDS encoding type II toxin-antitoxin system RelE/ParE family toxin, with the protein MIRSFGNRETERLWQREHVRSLDTRVLRTALRKLALLDAAMALADLRVPPGNRLEALSGDRKGQHSIRINDQWRICFVWTETGPEDVEIVDYH; encoded by the coding sequence GTGATCCGATCCTTCGGAAACCGGGAGACCGAGAGGCTTTGGCAACGCGAGCACGTCAGGTCGCTCGACACCCGGGTCCTCCGGACGGCGTTGCGCAAGCTCGCGCTGCTCGACGCTGCGATGGCCCTGGCCGATCTACGAGTTCCGCCAGGCAATCGGTTGGAAGCGCTCAGCGGCGACCGCAAAGGTCAGCACAGCATTCGGATCAATGACCAGTGGCGGATCTGCTTCGTCTGGACCGAGACCGGTCCAGAAGACGTGGAGATCGTGGACTACCACTAG
- the ychF gene encoding redox-regulated ATPase YchF has translation MSLTIGIVGLPNVGKSTLFNALTKNDVLAANYPFATIEPNVGVVGLPDERLGKLAELFGSEKILPAPVSFVDIAGLVRGASKGQGRGNAFLANIRDASAICQVVRAFSDPNVLHVDGKVSPADDIETINTELILADLQTVEKALPRLQKEAKLKKEKAAAVAAAEAAFKLLNDGVTLYQGAAAAGVDLSLLGELHLLTTKPFLYVFNVDEAELGNEAFLDELRALVAPAEAVFMDAKIESELIELDDEEALELLQSTGQSEPGLNRLIRVGFETLGLQTYLTAGPKEARAWTVPVGATAPEAAGVIHSDFQRGFIKAEIVSYDDLIAAGSMAAAKAAGKVRMEGKDYIMKDGDVVEFRFNV, from the coding sequence GTGAGCCTCACCATCGGAATCGTCGGCCTGCCCAACGTCGGCAAGAGCACCCTGTTCAACGCCCTGACCAAGAACGACGTGCTCGCCGCGAACTACCCGTTCGCGACGATCGAGCCCAACGTCGGCGTGGTCGGCCTGCCCGACGAGCGGCTGGGGAAACTGGCCGAGCTGTTCGGCAGCGAGAAGATCCTGCCGGCGCCGGTGAGCTTCGTCGACATCGCCGGGCTGGTCCGCGGTGCCTCGAAGGGGCAGGGCCGGGGTAACGCGTTCCTGGCGAACATCCGCGACGCGTCGGCGATCTGCCAGGTGGTGCGGGCCTTCTCCGACCCGAACGTGCTGCACGTCGACGGCAAGGTGTCACCCGCCGACGACATCGAGACGATCAACACCGAGCTGATCCTGGCCGACCTGCAGACGGTCGAGAAGGCGCTGCCGCGCCTGCAGAAGGAAGCCAAGCTCAAGAAGGAGAAGGCGGCCGCGGTGGCCGCCGCCGAGGCCGCCTTCAAGCTGCTCAACGACGGTGTCACGCTCTACCAGGGTGCCGCCGCGGCCGGCGTCGACCTGTCGCTTCTGGGTGAGCTCCACCTGCTGACCACCAAACCTTTCCTGTACGTCTTCAACGTCGACGAAGCCGAGCTGGGCAACGAGGCGTTCCTGGACGAGCTGCGTGCCCTGGTCGCCCCGGCCGAGGCGGTCTTCATGGACGCGAAGATCGAGTCCGAGCTGATCGAGCTGGACGACGAGGAGGCGCTGGAGCTGCTCCAGTCCACCGGCCAGTCGGAGCCCGGCCTGAACCGGCTGATCCGGGTCGGCTTCGAGACGCTGGGCCTGCAGACCTACCTCACCGCCGGCCCGAAGGAGGCCCGCGCCTGGACCGTCCCGGTCGGCGCGACCGCCCCGGAGGCGGCCGGGGTGATCCACTCCGACTTCCAGCGCGGCTTCATCAAGGCCGAGATCGTCAGCTACGACGACCTGATCGCGGCCGGCTCGATGGCCGCGGCGAAGGCGGCCGGCAAGGTCCGCATGGAGGGCAAGGACTACATCATGAAGGACGGCGACGTGGTCGAGTTCCGGTTCAATGTCTGA
- a CDS encoding alpha/beta fold hydrolase, with translation MMALARTDIRWRAFGDGGPKVVLLHGGLQSAANFSRLAAALAGEFTVYVPDRRGRGLSGPAAAGHGLRAEIADLAAVLDETGARNVFGLSSGAVVALRAAMELPIERLALYEPPLKHGGHDPVAWLSRYEAELSRGRTAAAFTTVVKGTGGARLLPRPALLPLAGLAVRNPEIAALVPTMRLDAAVVEDAAGPLSTYATVRAETLLLGGERSPAYLKAVLLGLEPVLPRVRRVTLSGVGHLAADNSGKPALVAAELRKFFR, from the coding sequence ATGATGGCTTTGGCGAGGACGGACATCCGGTGGCGGGCCTTCGGAGACGGCGGCCCCAAGGTCGTGCTGCTGCACGGCGGACTGCAGAGTGCGGCGAATTTCTCCCGGCTGGCCGCGGCGCTGGCCGGCGAGTTCACCGTCTACGTGCCGGACCGGCGCGGGCGAGGGCTCAGCGGTCCGGCCGCGGCCGGGCACGGGCTGCGGGCCGAGATCGCGGATCTGGCGGCGGTGCTCGACGAGACGGGCGCGCGCAACGTGTTCGGCCTCAGCTCCGGGGCGGTCGTCGCGCTGCGTGCGGCGATGGAGCTGCCGATCGAGCGCCTCGCGCTCTACGAGCCGCCGCTCAAGCACGGCGGGCACGATCCGGTCGCCTGGCTTTCCCGGTACGAGGCCGAGCTGTCCCGTGGCCGGACCGCCGCCGCGTTCACCACGGTGGTGAAGGGCACCGGGGGAGCGCGGCTGCTGCCCCGGCCCGCCCTGCTGCCGCTCGCCGGGCTCGCGGTGCGCAACCCGGAGATCGCCGCGCTGGTGCCGACGATGCGGCTCGACGCGGCGGTGGTCGAGGACGCGGCCGGCCCGCTGAGCACCTACGCGACGGTCAGGGCGGAGACGTTGCTGCTGGGTGGCGAGCGTTCCCCGGCGTACCTCAAAGCGGTTCTGCTCGGTCTGGAGCCGGTGCTGCCGCGCGTGCGCCGGGTCACCTTGAGCGGCGTCGGGCATCTCGCCGCGGACAACAGCGGCAAGCCCGCGCTGGTCGCCGCGGAACTGCGGAAGTTCTTCCGATGA
- a CDS encoding DNA-3-methyladenine glycosylase 2 family protein encodes MELDFERCYRAVDSRDQRFDGCFYTAVRTTGIYCRPSCPAVTPKRQNVTFYLSAAAAQRGGFRACRRCRPDAAPGSPEWDARADTVGRAMRLIGDGVVDREGVAGLASRLGYTERHLNRMLTTELGAGPLALARAQRAQTARILVETTDLGLAEIAFAAGFGSVRQFNDTMLEVYAQAPGRLRETRRAVRGEAGTINLRLAYRAPLHVESLLGFLGARTLPGVDELDGDTYRRGLVLPHGGATVALRPAERWVFATLRLSDVRDLAPAVARCRRLLDLDADPDAIDGTLGGDPALAAGVAAEPGVRVPRAVDGFEMAVRAVVGQQVSVSGARTTLGRIVRAAGVAGAFGDRGVSGGSADLGPSGPAPAPATTSELTGFPPADVVATLPDSAFGMPTARRDTIRALATAVADGKLDLDPGADRAETTARLLELPGIGPWTAGYVAMRATGDPDVFLPTDLAARRGAAALGLPDTARALAAHAERWRPWCSYALVRLWRAA; translated from the coding sequence ATGGAGCTGGACTTCGAGCGTTGCTACCGCGCTGTCGACAGCCGCGACCAGCGGTTCGACGGGTGCTTCTACACCGCGGTGCGAACCACCGGCATCTACTGCCGGCCGTCCTGCCCGGCGGTCACGCCGAAACGGCAGAACGTCACGTTCTACCTGAGCGCGGCGGCCGCCCAGCGGGGCGGCTTCCGGGCCTGCCGCCGGTGCCGGCCGGACGCGGCGCCCGGCTCCCCCGAATGGGACGCGCGGGCCGACACGGTCGGCCGGGCCATGCGGCTGATCGGCGACGGCGTGGTCGACCGGGAAGGCGTGGCCGGGCTGGCGTCCCGCCTCGGCTACACCGAACGGCACCTCAACCGGATGCTGACCACGGAACTCGGCGCCGGGCCGCTCGCCCTGGCCCGGGCGCAGCGGGCGCAGACCGCCCGGATCCTGGTGGAGACGACCGACCTCGGACTCGCGGAGATCGCGTTCGCGGCCGGGTTCGGCAGCGTGCGGCAGTTCAACGACACGATGCTCGAGGTGTACGCGCAGGCGCCGGGCCGGCTGCGGGAGACCCGGCGGGCGGTCCGGGGCGAGGCGGGGACGATCAATCTCCGGCTGGCGTACCGGGCGCCGCTGCACGTCGAGTCGCTGCTCGGGTTCCTCGGGGCGCGGACCCTGCCCGGGGTGGACGAGCTGGACGGGGACACGTACCGGCGGGGGCTGGTGCTGCCGCACGGCGGCGCGACCGTCGCGCTGCGGCCGGCCGAGCGGTGGGTGTTCGCGACGTTGCGGCTCAGCGACGTCCGGGACCTCGCGCCGGCGGTGGCACGGTGCCGGCGGCTGCTGGACCTGGACGCGGACCCGGATGCGATCGACGGCACGCTCGGCGGGGATCCGGCGCTCGCGGCGGGTGTGGCGGCGGAGCCGGGGGTGCGGGTGCCCAGGGCGGTGGACGGGTTCGAGATGGCGGTGCGGGCGGTGGTGGGGCAGCAGGTGAGTGTTTCGGGGGCTCGGACCACGTTGGGGCGGATCGTGCGGGCTGCCGGGGTGGCCGGGGCGTTCGGTGATCGCGGTGTGTCGGGTGGGTCTGCGGATCTCGGCCCTTCGGGCCCCGCCCCCGCCCCCGCCACCACCTCCGAACTCACCGGCTTCCCGCCCGCCGACGTCGTAGCCACCCTCCCGGATTCCGCCTTCGGCATGCCCACCGCCCGCCGAGACACCATCCGGGCCCTCGCCACCGCCGTGGCCGACGGCAAACTCGACCTCGACCCCGGCGCCGACCGAGCCGAAACCACCGCCCGCCTCCTGGAGCTCCCCGGCATCGGCCCGTGGACCGCCGGTTACGTCGCGATGCGCGCCACCGGCGACCCCGACGTCTTCCTCCCCACCGACCTGGCCGCCCGCCGCGGCGCGGCCGCCCTCGGCCTCCCGGACACGGCGAGGGCGCTCGCCGCGCATGCCGAACGCTGGCGCCCGTGGTGCTCGTATGCCCTGGTCCGGCTGTGGCGAGCCGCCTGA
- a CDS encoding methylated-DNA--[protein]-cysteine S-methyltransferase, whose protein sequence is MLRHSTMDTPTGPFTLVVADSGAVRAAGFTTDVPELVRLVHPALREPIEPADDVGPAQAAVRAYFDGDLLALDTIAVEQRTGGGFMGHAWEVMREIKPGDPVTYARYAVLAGRPAAIRAAAAACARNAVALIVPCHRVLRTDGSLGGYRWGLPVKSWLLEHESAG, encoded by the coding sequence ATGTTGCGTCATTCGACGATGGACACTCCGACCGGCCCGTTCACCCTGGTGGTCGCGGATTCCGGCGCGGTCCGCGCGGCCGGTTTCACCACCGACGTGCCGGAGCTGGTCCGGCTGGTCCACCCGGCGCTGCGGGAGCCGATCGAGCCGGCTGACGACGTCGGCCCGGCTCAGGCGGCGGTCCGGGCGTATTTCGACGGCGACCTGCTGGCCCTGGACACGATCGCTGTGGAGCAGCGCACCGGTGGCGGGTTCATGGGGCACGCCTGGGAGGTGATGCGCGAGATCAAGCCGGGCGACCCGGTGACGTATGCGAGGTATGCGGTGCTGGCCGGCCGGCCGGCGGCGATCCGCGCGGCGGCCGCGGCGTGCGCGCGCAACGCGGTGGCGCTGATCGTGCCGTGTCACCGGGTGTTGCGGACGGACGGGTCGCTGGGCGGCTATCGCTGGGGCCTGCCGGTGAAGTCGTGGCTGCTGGAGCACGAGTCGGCGGGCTGA
- the valS gene encoding valine--tRNA ligase, whose translation MTDTGTGRPGLPERPSLDGLEDKWAPRWQEEGTYAFDRSKERADVFAIDTPPPTVSGELHVGHVFSFAHTDLVARFQRMRGKAVFYPMGWDDNGLPTERRVQNVFGVRCDPALAYQPGWEPPADPPRPPVAISRRNFVELCGRLTAHDEQAYEAVWRRIGLSVDWGLGYTTIGDRARAVAQRAFLANLARGEAYSSEAPTLWDVGYRTAVAQAELEDREQPGAFHTLRFHGPAGPIEVDTTRPELLPACVALVHHPGDERFAGVTSARSPLFGVEVPVLPHPLAEPGKGTGIAMVCTFGDLTDVTWWRDLDLTTRVVLGRDGRFLPEAPAGVPGEVYRRLAGREVEDARRETVRLLRASGELIGEPRPVRHPVKFYEKGDAPLEIVTSRQWFIRNGGRDPELRERLLARGRELRWVPEHMRHRFEHWVTGLTGDWLISRQRFFGVPFPVWYRLDDAGEPDHDQLLIPDDSALPIDPTSDCPPGFDESARGRPGGFAADPDVMDTWATSSLTPWIAGGDLVDKVFPMDMRPQAHEIIRTWLFATVLRAEQQAGVLPWHTAVLSGWVVNSDNKKMSSSRGRLVAANAPIEQFGADAVRYWAASGRPGVDTAYDPAQLKIGRRLATKLLNASKFALGLGAEQALRQPVTEPLDRAMLGRLAEVVTAATEAFDGYQHTDALQAAETFFWTFCDDYIELVKNRAYGSGPAADSARAALAAGLSVQLRLFAPFLPYVTEEVWSWWRYGSVHRATWPTRYELTRVAPEADPELLDLAGDALRQVRRAKSDRKLSMRAEVPLAEALGPGPLLDRLQLIDGDVRAAGRIAKLDLLRDRTPELVIACAF comes from the coding sequence ATGACTGATACGGGAACCGGGCGCCCCGGCCTTCCCGAGCGACCGTCGCTGGACGGGCTCGAGGACAAGTGGGCGCCGCGCTGGCAGGAGGAGGGGACGTATGCGTTCGACCGCTCGAAGGAGCGTGCGGACGTGTTCGCGATCGACACACCGCCGCCGACCGTATCGGGCGAGTTGCACGTCGGGCACGTCTTCTCCTTCGCGCACACCGACCTGGTCGCGCGGTTCCAGCGGATGCGCGGCAAAGCCGTCTTCTACCCGATGGGCTGGGACGACAACGGCCTGCCCACCGAGCGCCGCGTGCAGAACGTGTTCGGTGTCCGCTGCGATCCCGCACTTGCCTACCAGCCGGGCTGGGAGCCGCCGGCCGATCCGCCGCGGCCGCCGGTCGCGATCTCCCGGCGCAACTTCGTCGAGTTGTGCGGGCGCCTGACCGCGCACGACGAGCAGGCCTACGAGGCGGTCTGGCGGCGGATCGGGCTGTCCGTCGACTGGGGACTGGGCTACACCACGATCGGCGACCGGGCGCGGGCCGTCGCGCAGCGGGCGTTCCTGGCGAACCTGGCTCGTGGCGAGGCGTACTCGTCGGAGGCACCGACCCTGTGGGACGTCGGCTATCGCACCGCCGTCGCGCAGGCCGAGCTGGAGGACCGGGAGCAGCCGGGCGCGTTCCACACCTTGCGCTTCCACGGGCCGGCCGGGCCGATCGAGGTGGACACCACCCGGCCGGAGCTGCTGCCGGCCTGTGTCGCGCTGGTCCATCATCCCGGCGACGAGCGGTTCGCCGGCGTGACGTCCGCGCGCAGCCCGCTGTTCGGCGTCGAGGTCCCGGTGCTGCCGCATCCCCTCGCCGAGCCGGGCAAGGGCACCGGCATCGCGATGGTCTGCACGTTCGGTGACCTGACCGACGTCACCTGGTGGCGCGACCTGGACCTGACCACCCGGGTGGTCCTGGGCCGCGACGGCCGGTTCCTGCCGGAGGCGCCGGCCGGCGTTCCCGGCGAGGTCTATCGCCGGCTGGCCGGGCGGGAGGTCGAGGACGCCCGGCGGGAGACGGTGCGGCTGCTGCGCGCGTCCGGGGAGCTGATCGGGGAGCCACGGCCGGTCCGGCATCCGGTCAAGTTCTACGAGAAAGGTGACGCGCCGCTGGAGATCGTCACCAGCCGGCAGTGGTTCATCCGCAACGGCGGCCGGGACCCGGAGCTGCGCGAGCGGCTGCTGGCGCGGGGCCGGGAGTTGCGCTGGGTTCCGGAGCACATGCGGCACCGTTTCGAGCACTGGGTCACCGGGCTCACCGGGGACTGGCTGATCAGCCGGCAGCGGTTCTTCGGCGTGCCGTTCCCGGTCTGGTACCGGCTCGACGACGCTGGCGAGCCGGACCATGACCAGCTTCTCATACCGGACGATTCGGCACTGCCGATCGACCCGACTTCGGACTGCCCGCCCGGGTTCGACGAGTCGGCGCGGGGCCGGCCGGGCGGCTTCGCGGCCGACCCCGACGTGATGGACACCTGGGCCACCTCGTCGCTGACCCCCTGGATCGCCGGCGGCGACCTGGTCGACAAGGTCTTCCCGATGGACATGCGGCCGCAGGCTCACGAGATCATCCGGACCTGGCTGTTCGCCACGGTGCTGCGCGCCGAGCAGCAGGCCGGGGTGCTGCCCTGGCACACCGCCGTCCTCTCCGGCTGGGTGGTCAACTCCGACAACAAGAAGATGTCCAGTTCCCGGGGCCGGCTGGTGGCCGCGAACGCGCCGATCGAGCAGTTCGGGGCGGACGCGGTGCGGTACTGGGCGGCGAGCGGGCGGCCGGGCGTCGACACGGCGTACGACCCGGCGCAGCTGAAGATCGGGCGACGGCTGGCGACGAAACTGCTCAACGCGTCGAAGTTCGCCCTGGGCCTGGGCGCGGAGCAGGCGCTGCGGCAGCCGGTCACCGAGCCGCTCGACCGGGCGATGCTGGGCCGGCTCGCCGAGGTGGTCACCGCGGCCACCGAGGCGTTCGACGGCTACCAGCACACCGACGCGTTGCAGGCGGCCGAGACGTTCTTCTGGACGTTCTGCGACGACTACATCGAGCTGGTGAAAAACCGGGCGTACGGGTCCGGGCCGGCCGCGGACTCGGCGCGGGCCGCCCTGGCCGCCGGGCTGTCGGTGCAGTTGCGGCTGTTCGCCCCGTTCCTGCCCTACGTGACGGAGGAGGTCTGGTCCTGGTGGCGCTACGGCTCGGTGCACCGGGCCACCTGGCCCACGAGATACGAGCTGACCCGGGTGGCACCGGAGGCCGACCCGGAGCTGCTGGACCTGGCCGGCGACGCGCTGCGCCAGGTGCGCCGGGCGAAATCGGACCGCAAGCTGTCGATGCGGGCCGAGGTGCCGCTGGCCGAGGCGCTCGGGCCGGGCCCGCTGCTCGACCGGCTTCAGCTGATCGACGGCGATGTCCGGGCGGCCGGGCGGATCGCCAAGCTGGATCTGCTGCGGGACCGGACGCCGGAGTTGGTGATCGCCTGCGCGTTCTGA
- a CDS encoding DNA recombination protein RmuC: MTFSTLAVILACLLAGAALGWLAARARAAADIARLEATVAAARDGEQRLEQSMRALSYEATAQSQEAVARAVAPLQDTLRRYEQRVAELERDRVDAYAELREQVRAMGAVSTELRGETRQLVSALRTPQVRGRWGEHQLRRIVEAAGLLEHCDFAEQVTGETDVQGVRPDLVVRLHGGRTVVVDAKAPLEGYLSAMEARDERDRDLYLDQHARHLRAHVDALSAKEYWTAFASSPDFVVLFVPADPFLDAALQRDPVLMEYAFRRNVVLTTPATLIAMLRTVAFSWRQETLTGNAVAVHTLARELYGRLATLGDHVGRLGVSLNGAVSAYNKAVGSLESRVLVSARKLAEMGVSDEELAQPPQIEIAPRQPQAPEFS; this comes from the coding sequence GTGACGTTCTCGACGCTCGCTGTGATCCTCGCCTGCCTGCTGGCCGGCGCCGCGCTGGGCTGGCTGGCCGCCCGGGCCCGCGCCGCCGCCGACATCGCCCGGCTGGAGGCGACGGTGGCCGCGGCCCGCGACGGCGAGCAGCGGCTGGAGCAGTCGATGCGGGCGCTGTCCTATGAGGCGACCGCGCAGTCGCAGGAGGCGGTGGCCCGGGCGGTCGCGCCGCTGCAGGACACCCTGCGGCGCTATGAGCAGCGGGTCGCCGAGCTGGAGCGGGACCGGGTGGACGCCTATGCGGAGCTGCGCGAGCAGGTCCGGGCGATGGGCGCGGTCTCCACCGAGCTGCGCGGCGAGACCCGGCAGCTGGTGTCGGCGCTGCGCACCCCGCAGGTGCGCGGCCGCTGGGGCGAGCACCAGCTGCGCCGGATCGTGGAGGCGGCCGGGCTGCTGGAGCACTGCGACTTCGCCGAGCAGGTGACCGGCGAGACCGACGTCCAGGGGGTGCGGCCCGACCTGGTGGTCCGGCTGCACGGCGGCCGCACCGTGGTGGTCGACGCGAAAGCGCCGCTGGAGGGCTATCTGTCCGCGATGGAGGCGCGCGACGAGCGGGACCGCGACCTCTATCTGGACCAGCACGCCCGGCACCTGCGGGCGCATGTGGACGCGCTCTCGGCCAAAGAGTATTGGACTGCGTTCGCGTCGAGCCCGGACTTCGTGGTGCTGTTCGTGCCGGCCGACCCGTTCCTGGACGCGGCCCTGCAGCGCGACCCGGTCCTGATGGAGTACGCGTTCCGGCGCAACGTGGTGCTGACCACCCCGGCCACGCTGATCGCGATGCTGCGCACCGTGGCGTTCTCCTGGCGGCAGGAGACGCTGACCGGCAACGCGGTGGCGGTGCACACCCTGGCCCGGGAGCTCTACGGCCGGTTGGCCACGCTGGGCGACCACGTGGGCCGGCTCGGGGTGTCGCTGAACGGTGCGGTCAGCGCGTACAACAAGGCGGTCGGCTCGCTGGAGTCGCGGGTGCTGGTCAGCGCCCGCAAGCTCGCCGAGATGGGGGTGTCGGACGAGGAGCTGGCCCAGCCCCCGCAGATCGAGATCGCGCCGCGCCAGCCGCAGGCCCCGGAGTTCAGCTAG